The segment GCCGGTCTTCATCCGCAACGAGCCGTACTGCATGTGAGCGTAGTGGCTCGTGACGACCCGGCCGTCGATCACGTGGTCGATGTAGGCGCCGACGCCGTAGCCGCCGTCGCTCTCTGTCGCCAGCCGCACGGTGCCGTCGGCGATCGCCTGGATCGGAGCGCCCAGCCCGGGAATGAGGTCGATGCCCTCGTGCATGACGCCGTCACGCATACCGAACGGTGAACTCATCGCGACGCCCACCACATACGGCCACTGGATCGACGCTGACGTGTCGTTCGTGTAGAGCGAGTCCGAGTAGCGGATGCCGGCCTCTGCGGCGAGGTCGGCGCGCGACACGGCGGCGAAACCCTGCGCACCCTGCAATGACACGTCGGTCAGCTCGGTCGGCGCGATGAATGCCTGGATCTCCTCATCTCCAGAACCCGACGTCTTGGCATCCTTGGGCGCCGTGATCGACGTCGCCGCGTGCGCGCCCTGCGCGGCCGCGACGGCCTGCGAGGGCAGAGTCATCGTCACCGCGAGTAGCCCGGCCAGGCCCATCACGCCTGCGGATGCCCCGACCGTGACGACCTTGCGCAGCGCAGGACGCACGGAGCGTCGCGGCACGGCGCGCGTCGCCGCATCGGCTCTGGACGCAACAGTCGAGGGCGCTGCGGTCGAGGGTACGGGCGCCGATGCCTGGGACTCTGCCTGCTGCCGGGCAGCGGCCTCGCGGAGCGAACGGCGGGTGGGCGCAGGCTCGCGCACGGAGGTATCGAAGGGCAAGAACGTTTCTCTCAAGTCAGCCGGTCGGGAACGGCGGGGCTCTACAGCACGGTCATCGTCAGGTCGATGACGTCAACGATCGGTTCGACGCTACCGGACACGTGCTGGGAAAGCGGTGGACAGGATCAGGGATCGCCCATGGCGCGGACGATGATATCGCGGACGAGATCGGCGCTTCCGGCGACGATCATGCGTCGCGCATCGGATGCCGATCCGGCTCGCTCGACGACGCCGCCGGCCTCGCGCACAAGCATCCGCCCGGCGGCGAAGTCCCACGGCTTGAGCCCGCGTTCGAAGTAGCCGTCGAGGCGCCCGGCGGCGACATAGGCGAGGTCGAGGGATGCCGCCCCGATGCGGCGCAGATCGCGGGCCAGAGGCATCACCCGGCGCACCGCGGCCAGGTCTCCGTCGTGCGTGGACGGGTCGTAGCCGAAGCCGGTCGCCAGCAGCGCACCGGCCGGCGGCGCCTCCGACACGCGCAGCCGATCGCCGCCGCGCCAGGCGCCTCCGCCGCGCGCGGCGGTGAACAGCTCCCCCAGCACCGGCGCGAAGACGGCACCGGCGACGTCGTCCCAGACGTCGGGATCGGGCTCGCCCTGCACCACGGCGATGCTCACCGCGTAGGCGGGGAACCCGGCGGCGTAGTTCACGGTGCCGTCGATCGGGTCGACCACCCAGGTCAGCCCGCTCGCGCCCTGCTCGGCACCGGACTCCTCGCCGAGGAAACCGTCACCGGCACGCTCGGCCGCGAGCCGCGACCGGATGAGAGCCTCGACCTCACGGTCGGCCTCGGTGACGATGTCGGCCAGCGAACTCTTCGTCGCCGCCAGTGCAACCCCCTCCGCACGGCGCCGCAGGGCGAGCGCCCCCGCCTCCTGAGCGATGTCGGCGGCGAGCAGCCGCAGCTCATCGGCGAGGCCGTCGGTCACCGCCGTCACTGCGGCGGAGTGGGCGCCGGCGGAGCGGGAGGGAACGCTCCGGGCGCCGGCGGAGCGCCGGGGGCGGGCGGTGCCCCGGGGGTCGTCGGCGCGTCAGGTGCCGTCGGCGCATCCGGAACGGGCGGGTTCTCCGGAACCGACGGCGCCTGCGGGGCGTCAGGAGCGGGAGGGACGGGCACATCCGGCACCGGCGCATCGGGGACGGGCGGCAAGCTCGCATACGACGGGCCCGGCTGCGCAGGGGCGCCCGGCTGCGATGCCGGCGCGACCTGGGACTCGGCGGTGGGCACGCCCGTGTAGTACGCGTTCCAGTCGGGTGATCCATCGCGCAGTACGGGCAGCGGCGTGCGCCCGTCGATGTACGTGGGCCACGCCTGCGGCGCGGGCGCGACAGCCGCGAACCCCTGTGCGGCCGGACGCGGCGTCTTGGGCGCGAAGAGCGCGTTCAGCAACGGGATGAGCGTCGTGCCGACGGCGGTGAGGATCGTCAGGGCGACGACGATGCGCCAGAACAGGTCGGCATACGTGAACGTGTGCGGGAAGGTGAGGTAGAACACCAGCGTTCCCACCAGAAGAGCGAGCATCGCGAAGGTCACGTAGGTGATGACCCGCGTGAACGTGGTGATGTGCCGCTGGGAAGCCTTCCAGAACAGCCGCACGTGCAGCAGGGCGAGCTGGAGGGTTCCCACCACGAGAAGCAGCTGGAAGAAGCGCTCCGGACCGCTGTCGTTGACGCCGAATGGCCCGGAGTTATTGGGCAGCCAGATCTTCACGGCGCCCACGATCAGGGCGATGATCCAGGTGATCATGCTCAGCAGGGCGAGCCAGTCCGGGCGGTTCGGAGCCAGGCTCGCTTCGAGGATCGCGATCCCCGCGAAGCCCGCCAGCAGCAGGATCGTGAGGAATGCGCGCCCGATCAGGCCCTGCTGATCTCCCACGAGCACCCAGACGACGCAGACCAGGGCGGCGGCGATGAGCGCGCCGATCGCGATCCAGATCGACCCCCTGATGAGCAGGGACATATTCGGTTTGGTGTCGTGCGGCGCATCGACCTGAGACATGGCGATCCTCTCGTCCGTGTGGCTCTCATCCTGCCACGCCCCTTCCCGGCTGCCGAGAGGTTCACGGCCACTGTGGAGGAGCGCACGGTCATCCGACCCTGGGGAGGAGAACCGCGACGACCCGCCTCAGCCGCGGCGCTTCGCGGATGCCGCAGCGAAGTCCTGCACACGGGTGCGGGCCTCGTCGCCGTCGAAGGCGGCACCGATCGTGCGGGCCTCCTCCGCGAGCTGATCGGCGAACGAGCGCCCTGGGCGCGACCGGATCAGCCGCTTGGCCTGCCCATACGCACGGGGGGCGCTGCCGAGCCAGAACCGGGCGATCTCATCCGCCCTGGCGCGGACGGCATCGGCGATCGATCCGCCTTCCTCGACTGTGACGGCTTCAGCGACGAGCCCCCATTCCACGGCCTCATCGGCGCTGAGCAGGCGATCCTGCAGCACGAGCTGCAGGGCGCGGCGCTCGCCCACGGCCTGCGCGAGCTGCGCCGAGACCGACAGATCGGGTGTGAGACCGATGTTCGCGTACAGGCTGCCGATACGCGAGTCGGCGCCGATCACGGCGTAGTCGGTGCTGAGCAGGATGCCCAGCCCGCCCCCGGCCGTCGTGCCGTGCGCGGCCGCGACCACGGGGATCGATGATTCCGTGAGGGCCCGGATGCCGATGTTGATGACGCCCGCGAGCTCGTGGATGTCGGAGCCGCCGGTCATCGTCTGCGCCATGTCGAGCACGTCGCCGCCGGCGCAGAACGCGGGCCCCGTCGCATCCAGCACGATCGCGCCGACATCGTCGCGCCCGACGGCCTCGGTCGTGACCTCGGCCCACGCGTGCGCCAGGTCGGCGTTGAAGGCGTTCAGCCGCTGCGGGCGGTTCAGCGTGAGGCGCGCCAGTCCGTCCTCGACGTGGAAGAGGATGGGATCGGTCATGGAAAACTCCTCGCGTGGACGACATCGGCCCCGCGCCCGGACCCGGACGCGTGCACCCTCAGCCTATGCGCGATCGGGTCAGACCTCCGCGAGCACCGAGTTCACGAATCCGTGCAGTCGCCGGTGCGTGCCGTCCAGACGACGATCGGCCAGCTGTTCTGGTCGGATCTCGTTGGGCGCGAGAGGCGCGGCCAGACGCACGCTCTCGTGGCACGACAGGTCGGCGCACATGTAGGTGCCCACGCTCGATCCGCGCCGGCCCGCATCGCCGGTGCGCCGGGCGGTGAACAGCGCCACCTGATTGCCGGGCTGCATCGTGTGGCAGATGTTGCACATGCCCGAGCGTGTGCGCCCCGGGTCGGTCGAGCGCAGCACGATGCCGACAGCGTGCCCGTCGCGCTCCACGACGACGCAGCCGCGGCGCACCGCGATCGGGTCGCGCCAGGCGAAGAAGTCGAGGTAATCCCATTCGGCCAGCAGCAGATCGTGCGGCATCGCGATCTGCGCGATCTCGTCGGCATCCGCGTTCACGAACGACGCGCGGATCTCCTCCTCGGTGAGCGCATGCATCGCCTCAGTCTATGAAGACGCGGCGATGGCCATCCGGGCACAGGATCCGCGGTGAACAATTGAGTTATGGGATTCGACACGATCTCCGAGGCAGAGCTGCGCGCCGCCGGCAGCATCAAATGGACCATGTTCCCCGACGCGATCGGCGCGTTCGTCGCGGAGATGGACTTCGGCGTGGCCCCTGCAATCCGCGATGCCGTCGTCGGGGCTCTGGATGCCGGTCTCACCGGATACCTGTCCACGGCGCTCGACGGGGATCTGCGGACGGCGACGGCCGGCTGGTACGCGGATCGCTACGGCTGGCGGGTCGACGCCGAGCAGGTGCGGCTC is part of the Microbacterium pseudoresistens genome and harbors:
- a CDS encoding M23 family metallopeptidase; this translates as MREPAPTRRSLREAAARQQAESQASAPVPSTAAPSTVASRADAATRAVPRRSVRPALRKVVTVGASAGVMGLAGLLAVTMTLPSQAVAAAQGAHAATSITAPKDAKTSGSGDEEIQAFIAPTELTDVSLQGAQGFAAVSRADLAAEAGIRYSDSLYTNDTSASIQWPYVVGVAMSSPFGMRDGVMHEGIDLIPGLGAPIQAIADGTVRLATESDGGYGVGAYIDHVIDGRVVTSHYAHMQYGSLRMKTGDVVKVGDIVGLTGDTGHSFGAHLHFELIVNGAKIDPLPWMLEHAGRK
- a CDS encoding inositol monophosphatase family protein, with translation MTAVTDGLADELRLLAADIAQEAGALALRRRAEGVALAATKSSLADIVTEADREVEALIRSRLAAERAGDGFLGEESGAEQGASGLTWVVDPIDGTVNYAAGFPAYAVSIAVVQGEPDPDVWDDVAGAVFAPVLGELFTAARGGGAWRGGDRLRVSEAPPAGALLATGFGYDPSTHDGDLAAVRRVMPLARDLRRIGAASLDLAYVAAGRLDGYFERGLKPWDFAAGRMLVREAGGVVERAGSASDARRMIVAGSADLVRDIIVRAMGDP
- a CDS encoding enoyl-CoA hydratase/isomerase family protein; protein product: MTDPILFHVEDGLARLTLNRPQRLNAFNADLAHAWAEVTTEAVGRDDVGAIVLDATGPAFCAGGDVLDMAQTMTGGSDIHELAGVINIGIRALTESSIPVVAAAHGTTAGGGLGILLSTDYAVIGADSRIGSLYANIGLTPDLSVSAQLAQAVGERRALQLVLQDRLLSADEAVEWGLVAEAVTVEEGGSIADAVRARADEIARFWLGSAPRAYGQAKRLIRSRPGRSFADQLAEEARTIGAAFDGDEARTRVQDFAAASAKRRG
- a CDS encoding FBP domain-containing protein, translated to MHALTEEEIRASFVNADADEIAQIAMPHDLLLAEWDYLDFFAWRDPIAVRRGCVVVERDGHAVGIVLRSTDPGRTRSGMCNICHTMQPGNQVALFTARRTGDAGRRGSSVGTYMCADLSCHESVRLAAPLAPNEIRPEQLADRRLDGTHRRLHGFVNSVLAEV